A DNA window from Pseudomonas wuhanensis contains the following coding sequences:
- a CDS encoding rhodanese-like domain-containing protein — MSDFSGLALVIEPSDLLPRLDSRELILVDLTSSARYAAGHIPGARFVDPKRTQLGQAPAPGLLPTQAALETLFGELGHNPDAVYVVYDDEGGGWAGRFIWLLDVIGHNKYHYLDGGLTAWLAEGSPMSIQIPAPVGGPVALTLHDEPTATREYLQSRLGAADLAIWDARGPLEYSGEKVLAAKGGHIPGAVNFEWTAGMDQARNLRIRTDMPKILEQLGITKDKEVITHCQTHHRSGFTYLVAKSLGYPRVKGYAGSWGEWGNHPDTPVEI, encoded by the coding sequence ATGTCTGACTTCTCTGGCTTGGCGCTGGTGATCGAACCGAGCGACCTGCTCCCGCGTCTCGACTCCCGCGAACTGATTCTGGTGGACCTGACCAGCAGCGCCCGCTATGCCGCAGGGCATATCCCCGGGGCACGCTTTGTCGATCCAAAACGCACTCAACTGGGTCAGGCGCCTGCGCCAGGCCTGCTGCCGACCCAAGCCGCGCTTGAAACATTGTTCGGCGAACTGGGGCACAACCCCGATGCGGTCTACGTCGTCTATGACGACGAAGGCGGCGGTTGGGCCGGGCGTTTTATCTGGCTGTTGGATGTTATCGGTCACAACAAGTACCACTACCTCGACGGCGGTCTGACGGCCTGGCTGGCAGAAGGCTCGCCGATGTCGATCCAGATCCCGGCCCCGGTCGGTGGCCCGGTTGCGTTGACCCTGCACGATGAACCCACCGCCACCCGCGAGTACCTGCAAAGTCGTCTCGGTGCCGCCGACCTGGCAATCTGGGACGCACGCGGGCCGCTGGAGTACTCCGGCGAGAAAGTGCTGGCGGCCAAGGGCGGGCACATTCCCGGGGCGGTCAATTTCGAATGGACAGCCGGCATGGATCAGGCGCGCAACCTGCGTATCCGCACCGACATGCCGAAAATCCTGGAACAACTCGGCATTACCAAAGACAAAGAAGTCATTACCCACTGCCAGACTCACCATCGTTCTGGCTTCACGTATCTAGTCGCCAAGTCGCTCGGTTATCCGCGAGTCAAAGGCTACGCCGGCTCCTGGGGCGAATGGGGCAACCATCCCGACACGCCCGTAGAGATTTAA
- the asd gene encoding archaetidylserine decarboxylase (Phosphatidylserine decarboxylase is synthesized as a single chain precursor. Generation of the pyruvoyl active site from a Ser is coupled to cleavage of a Gly-Ser bond between the larger (beta) and smaller (alpha chains). It is an integral membrane protein.), producing the protein MNKRLFILSQYLLPHHLLSRLAGCIAECRVRWFKNALTAWFAKRYQVDMSQALVEDLTAYEHFNAFFTRALKDGARPLDQTPGAILSPADGAVSQLGPIEHGRVFQAKGHSFSVLELLGGDAANAAPFMGGDFATIYLSPKDYHRVHMPLAGTLREMVYIPGRIFSVNQTTAENVPELFARNERVACIFDTERGPMAVVLVGAMIVASIETVWAGLITPPKRELKTFRYDEAARAPIHLEKGAELGRFKLGSTAVVLFGPDQVKWAEGLGALSPVQMGQGIGLPNA; encoded by the coding sequence ATGAATAAGCGTTTGTTTATCCTCAGCCAATACCTGCTGCCCCACCACTTGCTCTCGCGACTGGCGGGCTGCATTGCCGAATGCCGCGTGCGCTGGTTCAAGAACGCCTTGACCGCCTGGTTCGCCAAGCGTTATCAAGTGGACATGTCCCAGGCGCTGGTCGAAGACCTGACGGCTTACGAGCACTTCAATGCGTTCTTCACTCGTGCCTTGAAAGACGGCGCCCGCCCGCTGGACCAAACCCCAGGCGCGATCCTCAGCCCGGCCGACGGTGCCGTCAGCCAGCTCGGCCCGATCGAACACGGTCGCGTTTTCCAGGCCAAGGGCCACAGCTTCAGCGTGCTGGAATTGCTCGGTGGTGACGCGGCCAACGCAGCGCCATTCATGGGTGGTGATTTCGCCACCATTTACCTGTCGCCCAAGGATTACCACCGCGTGCACATGCCGCTGGCCGGCACCCTGCGCGAGATGGTCTACATCCCCGGCCGCATCTTCTCGGTCAACCAGACCACTGCTGAAAACGTACCGGAGTTGTTCGCGCGCAACGAGCGTGTGGCGTGCATTTTCGATACCGAGCGCGGGCCGATGGCCGTGGTGCTGGTGGGCGCGATGATTGTGGCGTCGATCGAAACTGTCTGGGCCGGGCTGATCACGCCGCCAAAACGCGAGCTGAAAACCTTCCGTTACGACGAAGCGGCTCGTGCGCCGATCCATCTGGAGAAAGGCGCGGAATTGGGTCGCTTCAAACTCGGCTCTACGGCGGTCGTGTTGTTTGGGCCGGATCAAGTGAAATGGGCTGAAGGGCTGGGTGCCCTTTCGCCAGTGCAAATGGGCCAGGGCATCGGCTTGCCAAACGCCTGA
- a CDS encoding molecular chaperone, with translation MNETNPALLLRAPIPTQSRLSFCEATPRDLKRWIANLPKANLGETARQLYQGLSELNQLLTPSDNRLQLLELLRPEVYYVCKHLERHFLHQAIVLDERSRKIANLCQALQSHLAIGYKQIVIRITPRFSKDRAPLLTQALQRAIHCLNGALIRATELYCPVPENLWLELHQLYRIGCQFQLQQLSVRDELANQTQSLSIEQTYVVALLLGASRCNQLRQNQIARLAEVLEPWSQWIKLQPAKPDNGLFAIAPDLDTGPRYRSKFLAEQQESLLGIDPQPLVAAIETHLQQSADKVSPLPVSAGLNLDTLQHLHAAWGQAAERSFQRTVGHGTLTLCVGMSALHFYLSGQRSFNDILKKPGARPARFSATDPTNRDKDQWHHAFDAAPHGTADTLLPYEEIEYPHLQNDDSHEASDRQQHFPTYVLPVINHSPGGYCLAWPGTVPAELQAGEMVGIEDAAGQGWSIAVVRWIRQVRGGGTQMGIAQVAPCAEPCGLQLTRSHDEHSQYLRGLLLPAISAIDLPATLLTPRLPFQEGNKVLINTNGEEHRAELERRVASTNSFNQFAYRTLETTRNENAAGSGVFGVAEEFDSLWKSL, from the coding sequence ATGAATGAGACCAATCCTGCCCTGCTGCTACGCGCACCGATCCCGACGCAGTCGCGTCTGTCTTTCTGCGAAGCCACGCCTCGCGACCTCAAGCGCTGGATCGCCAACCTGCCCAAAGCCAACCTCGGCGAAACCGCTCGCCAGTTGTATCAAGGCTTGAGCGAACTCAACCAACTGCTCACACCCAGCGACAATCGTCTGCAATTGCTCGAACTGCTGCGGCCCGAGGTGTATTACGTCTGCAAGCACCTGGAACGGCATTTCCTGCATCAGGCGATTGTGCTCGACGAACGCTCGCGCAAGATCGCCAACCTTTGCCAGGCGCTACAGAGCCACTTGGCGATCGGCTACAAGCAAATCGTCATCCGCATCACACCGCGCTTCAGCAAAGACCGTGCGCCGTTGCTAACTCAAGCTTTGCAACGGGCAATTCATTGTTTGAACGGCGCATTGATCCGCGCCACTGAACTCTATTGTCCGGTACCCGAAAATCTGTGGCTCGAGTTACATCAGCTGTACCGGATTGGCTGTCAGTTCCAACTGCAACAGTTGAGCGTGCGCGATGAACTGGCCAACCAGACACAAAGCCTGAGCATCGAGCAAACCTACGTCGTCGCCCTCCTGCTGGGTGCTTCACGCTGCAATCAACTGCGCCAGAACCAGATCGCCCGGCTCGCCGAGGTGCTCGAACCCTGGAGCCAGTGGATCAAGCTGCAACCGGCCAAACCGGACAACGGGCTGTTTGCCATCGCCCCGGATCTCGACACCGGGCCGCGTTACCGCTCCAAATTCCTCGCCGAACAACAGGAGAGCTTGCTAGGAATCGACCCACAACCTCTGGTCGCGGCCATCGAAACCCATCTGCAACAGTCGGCCGACAAGGTATCGCCTTTACCCGTTTCGGCGGGATTGAATCTGGATACGCTGCAACACCTGCATGCTGCCTGGGGTCAGGCCGCCGAGCGCAGTTTTCAGCGTACCGTCGGCCACGGCACGTTGACCCTGTGCGTGGGCATGAGTGCATTGCACTTTTATCTCAGCGGGCAACGCTCGTTCAACGACATCCTGAAGAAACCCGGCGCCCGCCCGGCGCGGTTCTCGGCTACCGACCCGACAAATCGCGACAAAGACCAATGGCACCACGCCTTCGACGCCGCCCCCCATGGCACCGCAGATACGCTGCTGCCCTACGAAGAGATCGAATACCCGCATCTTCAGAACGATGACAGCCACGAGGCATCCGACCGCCAGCAGCATTTCCCGACCTATGTGCTGCCGGTGATCAATCACAGCCCAGGCGGCTATTGCCTGGCTTGGCCCGGCACGGTACCCGCCGAGTTACAGGCTGGCGAAATGGTCGGTATCGAGGATGCTGCCGGTCAAGGCTGGAGCATTGCAGTAGTGCGCTGGATCCGCCAAGTGCGGGGCGGCGGCACGCAGATGGGTATCGCCCAAGTCGCGCCATGCGCCGAACCCTGCGGCCTGCAACTGACGCGCTCCCACGACGAGCACAGCCAGTACTTGCGCGGACTGTTACTGCCCGCCATCAGCGCCATCGACCTGCCGGCCACCCTGCTCACGCCGCGCCTGCCGTTCCAGGAAGGCAATAAGGTGTTGATCAATACCAACGGCGAGGAACACCGGGCCGAGCTGGAGCGTCGGGTGGCGAGCACCAACAGCTTCAATCAGTTTGCCTACCGTACGCTTGAGACAACCAGAAACGAAAACGCCGCGGGGAGCGGCGTTTTCGGGGTAGCGGAAGAGTTTGATTCGTTGTGGAAGTCGCTTTGA
- the serB gene encoding phosphoserine phosphatase SerB produces MREIVLINITGVDRPGLTAAITGVLAQGGVNILDIGQAVIHDTLSFGILVEIPDTEQGNSVLKDILFKGYELEQQVRFTPVSEEDYQQWVGNQGKKRHIVTLLTRKVTAEQLQRVSSITAKYGLNIDHIDRLSGRMPLDTPADKGKGCIEFSVRGEAADPQALRAEFLSVAQELNVDIAFQEDSLFRRNRRLAVFDMDSTLIEAEVIDELAKAAGVGDQVSAITERAMAGELDFRASFKERLALLQGLDVSVLDSIGASLRLTEGAETLFAELKRLGYKTAILSGGFTYFAKQLQAKLGIDYVFANELEVVDGKVTGVAVEPIVDAQRKADLLRELAHKEGLRLEQTIAVGDGANDLPMLAIAGLGVAFRAKPLVKQSAKQAISTLGLDGVLYLLGFRDRDGQL; encoded by the coding sequence TTGCGCGAAATCGTCCTGATAAACATCACGGGAGTCGACCGTCCGGGTCTGACTGCGGCCATTACCGGCGTTCTGGCCCAGGGTGGTGTGAACATTCTCGACATCGGTCAGGCGGTGATCCACGACACCCTGTCGTTCGGCATCCTGGTTGAAATTCCCGATACCGAACAAGGTAACTCGGTGCTCAAGGACATCCTGTTCAAAGGCTATGAGCTTGAGCAGCAAGTACGTTTCACGCCGGTATCCGAGGAGGATTACCAGCAATGGGTCGGTAATCAGGGTAAAAAGCGCCACATCGTCACCCTGCTGACCCGCAAAGTGACCGCCGAGCAATTGCAGCGCGTGAGTTCGATCACCGCCAAGTATGGTCTGAACATCGACCATATCGATCGCCTGTCCGGGCGCATGCCGCTCGACACCCCGGCTGACAAGGGCAAGGGCTGCATCGAGTTTTCCGTGCGTGGCGAGGCGGCGGATCCGCAAGCGCTGCGGGCCGAATTCCTCAGCGTCGCTCAAGAATTGAACGTCGACATCGCCTTCCAGGAAGATTCGCTGTTCCGCCGTAACCGCCGTCTGGCGGTGTTCGACATGGACTCGACACTGATCGAAGCTGAAGTCATCGACGAACTGGCCAAGGCCGCCGGTGTGGGCGACCAGGTGTCTGCGATTACCGAGCGAGCGATGGCCGGCGAGCTGGACTTCCGCGCCAGCTTCAAGGAGCGCCTGGCCTTGCTGCAAGGGCTGGACGTCAGCGTGCTGGACTCCATCGGTGCTTCCCTGCGCCTGACCGAAGGCGCCGAAACCCTGTTCGCCGAACTCAAGCGCCTGGGCTACAAGACGGCGATTCTGTCGGGCGGCTTCACCTACTTCGCCAAGCAGCTGCAGGCCAAGCTGGGTATCGACTACGTGTTCGCCAATGAACTGGAAGTGGTCGACGGCAAGGTGACGGGTGTGGCGGTCGAGCCGATTGTCGATGCGCAACGCAAGGCAGATCTGCTGCGTGAGCTGGCGCACAAGGAAGGCTTGCGTCTGGAGCAGACGATAGCCGTCGGTGACGGTGCCAACGACCTGCCGATGCTGGCGATTGCCGGGCTGGGCGTAGCGTTTCGCGCCAAGCCGCTGGTCAAGCAATCGGCTAAGCAGGCGATTTCCACCCTTGGGCTGGATGGCGTGCTGTATCTGCTGGGCTTCCGGGATCGCGACGGGCAGCTCTGA
- a CDS encoding AhpA/YtjB family protein, with protein MNRPTPVKTDNFFLLIFRALRHRRVPIALRIASHNVILVALALVIYACVMGLQFKQAMHEQADALGESLTTQTATSATELLVSNDILSLNVLLNNLTKNKLVAHAAIYSVDNRILAEAGQRPKHSLLGEAEGMYQSKITFQDVTAGQLRISLDMDQFQQPMTISLQSMGILSAILLALSLALSLRLGRNLSTPLMQLRVWLRNIDEYTPATERQDEVGDLARQLHANFAPEPAEPEPAPEPEYDDSDYEDADDNEPTFEVRNLRDPSFDETKPLAGLKPAPRRIVSTVEDDEDDEDPFADLRDDLTDSAPKPVVKPQVSNLPQHSAVLAVQLGAQDQLRRLPRARLEELLKRYRDCLDQAASLYQSELHTLNDGSTLMLFHNEDSGDDYLTNAICCGELLRALGHQLQIEVADSGITLQLQLGLTLGDELFGLSQIDLLLTESAQDALALSQHSRNLLLVERKISDDALIRQRARIRPIASPEGACCVERLMEPYPSMLERQLARMHERRA; from the coding sequence GTGAACCGGCCCACGCCAGTAAAAACCGATAACTTCTTTCTGCTGATCTTCCGGGCACTGCGTCATCGCCGTGTACCGATTGCATTGCGCATTGCCAGCCATAACGTGATCCTGGTCGCTCTGGCCCTGGTGATCTATGCCTGCGTGATGGGTTTGCAGTTCAAGCAGGCCATGCACGAGCAAGCGGATGCCTTGGGCGAAAGCCTGACCACCCAGACCGCGACCTCGGCCACGGAACTGTTGGTGTCCAACGACATCCTCAGCCTGAACGTGCTGCTCAACAACCTGACCAAGAACAAACTGGTGGCCCACGCTGCCATCTACAGCGTGGATAACCGCATCCTCGCCGAAGCCGGTCAGCGCCCCAAGCATAGCCTGCTGGGCGAAGCAGAAGGCATGTACCAGAGCAAGATCACCTTTCAGGATGTGACTGCCGGGCAACTGCGCATCAGCCTGGACATGGATCAGTTCCAACAGCCGATGACCATCAGCCTGCAAAGCATGGGCATTCTGAGTGCGATTCTGCTGGCGCTGTCCCTGGCCTTGAGCCTGCGCCTGGGGCGCAATCTCTCCACGCCGCTGATGCAACTGCGGGTGTGGCTGCGCAATATCGACGAATACACCCCGGCCACCGAGCGCCAGGATGAGGTCGGCGACCTCGCTCGCCAGCTGCACGCCAATTTCGCGCCGGAGCCGGCCGAGCCGGAACCTGCGCCGGAACCTGAATACGACGACAGCGATTACGAAGACGCCGACGATAACGAGCCGACCTTCGAAGTGCGTAACCTGCGCGATCCGAGTTTCGACGAAACCAAGCCTCTTGCCGGCCTCAAGCCTGCGCCGCGGCGCATTGTCAGCACTGTCGAAGACGATGAGGACGACGAAGATCCGTTTGCCGACCTGCGTGACGACTTGACAGACAGCGCGCCGAAACCAGTCGTAAAGCCGCAGGTATCGAATCTGCCGCAGCACAGCGCTGTACTGGCCGTGCAACTGGGCGCGCAAGATCAATTGCGCCGCCTGCCCCGCGCACGCCTGGAAGAGCTGCTCAAACGCTATCGCGATTGCCTTGATCAGGCCGCGTCGCTTTACCAGAGCGAACTGCACACCCTGAACGATGGCAGCACGCTGATGCTGTTCCACAACGAAGACAGTGGCGACGACTACCTGACCAACGCCATCTGCTGCGGTGAGTTGCTGCGTGCCCTGGGCCATCAGTTGCAGATCGAAGTCGCCGACAGCGGCATCACCCTGCAATTGCAGCTAGGCCTGACGCTGGGTGACGAACTGTTCGGCCTGAGCCAGATTGATCTGCTGCTGACTGAATCCGCGCAGGACGCCCTGGCCCTGTCCCAACACAGCCGCAACCTGCTGCTGGTGGAGCGCAAGATCAGCGACGACGCGCTGATTCGCCAGCGCGCGCGAATCCGGCCGATCGCAAGCCCGGAGGGTGCGTGCTGCGTAGAGCGCTTGATGGAGCCTTATCCGTCGATGCTGGAACGGCAACTGGCGCGGATGCATGAGCGCCGGGCATAA
- a CDS encoding PqiC family protein encodes MTALRLPFILMLAGVLGLAGCSVHQPVSLYQLDSGSPAQPAQSAGMAVLLGPVTVADYLQRETLLQRQPDGSLQASVDGRWAGSLSSDIDQLLLRQVAGHLDSQRVVLAPATLGFTPDVQVLLTITRLDSGASQPAILDAQWRLIDRRGQVRDNRIIHLQEQHTGGTAAQVQAQGVLLQRLAEQLATALKPLANQPPIAEAPRKPAAKPVAPAAEPEKQPKIPMASPIRTDMEVFRF; translated from the coding sequence ATGACTGCTCTGCGCCTTCCTTTTATTTTGATGCTCGCCGGCGTACTTGGCCTGGCGGGTTGCAGCGTTCACCAACCGGTGTCGCTGTATCAGCTGGACAGCGGAAGTCCGGCTCAGCCTGCGCAAAGCGCGGGTATGGCTGTATTGCTGGGCCCGGTAACGGTTGCCGACTACCTGCAACGCGAAACCTTGTTGCAGCGTCAGCCCGATGGCAGCTTGCAGGCTTCGGTTGATGGTCGTTGGGCAGGTAGCCTGTCGTCCGACATCGATCAACTGTTGCTGCGTCAGGTTGCCGGTCATCTGGACAGCCAGCGCGTTGTCCTGGCGCCGGCGACATTAGGCTTCACGCCGGATGTTCAGGTTCTGCTGACGATCACGCGACTGGACTCGGGTGCGTCGCAACCGGCGATCCTTGATGCGCAATGGCGCCTGATCGATCGTCGTGGTCAGGTGCGCGATAACCGCATCATTCATCTGCAGGAGCAGCACACTGGCGGGACTGCGGCTCAGGTTCAGGCTCAGGGTGTGTTGCTGCAGCGTCTGGCCGAGCAACTGGCGACAGCGCTCAAGCCACTGGCCAACCAGCCGCCGATCGCCGAAGCACCTCGCAAGCCAGCTGCCAAGCCTGTGGCACCGGCAGCAGAGCCAGAGAAACAACCGAAGATCCCGATGGCTTCGCCGATTCGTACGGATATGGAAGTGTTCAGGTTCTAA
- the parC gene encoding DNA topoisomerase IV subunit A, with protein MSDSLDLSLDGVERRSLADFTENAYLNYSMYVIMDRALPHIGDGLKPVQRRIIYAMSELGLDADSKHKKSARTVGDVLGKFHPHGDSACYEAMVLMAQPFSYRYTLVDGQGNWGAPDDPKSFAAMRYTEARLSRYSEVLLSELGQGTADWGPNFDGTLEEPLVLPARLPNILLNGTTGIAVGMATDVPPHNLREVATACVRLLDEPKATVEQLCEHIQGPDYPTEAEIITPRADLLKIYETGKGSVRMRAVYHIEDGDIIVTALPHQVSGAKVLEQIAAMMQAKPSKAPQIADLRDESDHENPCRIVIIPGARKNFDHDALMQHLFASTELESSYRVNINIIGLDGKPQLKNLRALLVEWLEFRVQTVRRRLQFRLDKVERRLHLLDGLLIAYLNLDEVIHIIRTEEHPKAALIERFALSEIQADYILDTRLRQLARLEEMKLRAEQDELLKEQAKLQALLGSEAKLKKLVRTELIKDAETYGDDRRSPIVERAEAKALTEHDLLPNEKVTVVLSEKGWVRSAKGHEIDATGLSYKAGDGFKALAAGRSNQFAVFIDSTGRSYSVAAHTLPSARGQGEPLTGRLTPPPGASFECVLMPEDDSLYVIASDAGYGFVVKGEDLQAKNKAGKALLSLPNNAKVILPRPVADREHNWLASVTTEGRLLIFKISDLPQLGKGKGNKIIGISGERVASREEYVTDIAVLPEGATLVLQAGKRTLSLKADDLEHYKGERGRRGNKLPRGFQRVDALFVENLN; from the coding sequence ATGAGCGACTCCCTTGATCTCAGCCTGGACGGTGTAGAACGCCGGTCACTGGCTGACTTCACCGAAAATGCCTACCTCAACTACTCCATGTACGTGATCATGGACCGTGCCTTGCCGCATATCGGCGACGGCCTGAAACCGGTACAGCGACGCATCATCTACGCGATGAGCGAGTTGGGGCTGGACGCCGATTCCAAGCACAAGAAATCGGCGCGTACGGTCGGTGACGTGCTCGGTAAGTTCCACCCGCACGGCGACTCGGCTTGCTATGAGGCCATGGTCCTGATGGCCCAGCCGTTCAGCTACCGCTACACGCTGGTCGACGGCCAGGGTAACTGGGGTGCGCCGGATGATCCGAAGTCCTTCGCCGCCATGCGTTACACCGAAGCGCGGCTGTCGCGTTATTCCGAAGTGCTGCTCAGCGAACTGGGCCAAGGCACCGCGGACTGGGGCCCGAACTTCGACGGCACGCTGGAAGAGCCTTTGGTGTTGCCGGCCCGTTTGCCGAATATCCTGCTCAATGGCACCACCGGTATTGCCGTGGGCATGGCTACCGACGTACCACCGCATAACCTGCGCGAAGTCGCAACAGCGTGCGTGCGTTTGCTCGACGAGCCGAAAGCCACGGTAGAACAGCTCTGCGAACACATCCAGGGCCCGGATTACCCGACCGAAGCGGAAATCATCACGCCGCGCGCCGATCTGCTGAAAATCTACGAAACCGGCAAGGGCTCGGTGCGCATGCGCGCCGTGTATCACATCGAAGACGGCGACATCATCGTCACCGCGCTGCCGCATCAGGTCTCCGGGGCCAAAGTGCTGGAACAGATCGCCGCGATGATGCAGGCCAAACCGTCGAAAGCCCCGCAAATCGCTGACCTGCGTGACGAATCCGACCACGAAAACCCGTGCCGGATCGTGATCATTCCGGGGGCACGCAAAAACTTTGACCACGATGCACTGATGCAACACCTGTTCGCCAGCACCGAGCTGGAGTCGAGCTACCGGGTCAACATCAACATCATCGGTCTGGACGGCAAGCCGCAGCTGAAAAACCTGCGGGCATTGCTGGTCGAGTGGCTGGAGTTCCGGGTCCAGACGGTGCGTCGTCGTCTGCAATTTCGCCTGGACAAGGTCGAGCGTCGCCTGCACCTGTTGGACGGTTTGTTGATCGCTTACCTCAATCTGGATGAAGTGATTCACATCATCCGCACCGAGGAGCACCCGAAAGCCGCACTGATCGAACGTTTCGCCCTGAGCGAAATCCAGGCCGATTACATCCTCGACACCCGTTTGCGTCAGTTGGCGCGACTGGAAGAAATGAAGCTGCGTGCCGAGCAGGATGAACTGCTCAAGGAACAAGCCAAGCTGCAAGCCCTGCTGGGCAGCGAAGCCAAGCTGAAAAAGCTGGTACGCACCGAGTTGATCAAGGACGCCGAAACCTACGGCGACGACCGTCGCTCGCCAATCGTCGAACGCGCCGAGGCCAAGGCCCTGACCGAACACGATCTGTTGCCGAACGAGAAAGTGACCGTGGTTCTGTCGGAAAAAGGCTGGGTTCGCTCCGCCAAAGGCCATGAGATCGACGCCACCGGGCTTTCCTACAAGGCCGGGGATGGTTTCAAGGCCTTGGCGGCCGGTCGCTCCAACCAGTTTGCGGTGTTTATCGACTCCACCGGTCGCAGTTATTCGGTGGCCGCGCACACGCTGCCATCGGCCCGAGGCCAGGGCGAACCGCTGACCGGCCGCCTGACGCCGCCGCCAGGGGCGAGTTTCGAATGCGTGCTGATGCCTGAAGACGATTCGCTGTACGTGATCGCCTCCGACGCCGGTTACGGTTTCGTGGTCAAGGGTGAAGACCTGCAAGCCAAGAACAAGGCGGGCAAGGCCCTGTTGAGTTTGCCGAACAACGCCAAAGTGATTCTGCCGCGTCCGGTGGCCGATCGTGAGCACAACTGGCTGGCCTCGGTGACCACCGAAGGTCGCCTGCTGATCTTCAAAATCAGCGATCTGCCACAATTAGGTAAAGGTAAAGGGAATAAGATCATCGGGATTTCCGGTGAACGTGTTGCCAGTCGCGAAGAATATGTCACGGACATCGCCGTTTTGCCGGAAGGTGCCACTTTGGTGCTACAGGCCGGAAAACGTACCTTGTCGCTGAAGGCGGACGACCTCGAACACTACAAAGGTGAGCGTGGGCGTCGCGGTAACAAACTGCCACGGGGCTTTCAGAGGGTGGATGCGCTGTTCGTCGAAAACCTCAACTAA
- a CDS encoding retropepsin-like aspartic protease family protein: MSQQPPGKRAGRVLMVLAWCAALFLATRFFGQWEARQQNPNTVVSSEQGEGFIEVKLISNSQGHFIATGQINGQPVEFMLDTGATDVAIPAEVAERLKLEKGFGVTLSTANGLSEGYRTRLDRLQLGDIVLRDVRALVAPGLHGNQVLLGMSALNKLEFTQRGGTMLLRQTTN; encoded by the coding sequence ATGAGTCAACAGCCGCCGGGCAAACGCGCCGGTCGGGTGTTGATGGTGTTGGCCTGGTGCGCCGCGCTGTTTCTGGCAACGCGGTTTTTCGGTCAGTGGGAGGCGCGTCAGCAAAATCCCAACACCGTCGTCAGCTCCGAGCAGGGCGAAGGTTTTATCGAAGTGAAGCTGATCAGCAACAGCCAGGGGCATTTTATCGCCACTGGCCAGATCAACGGCCAGCCGGTGGAGTTCATGCTCGATACCGGCGCAACCGATGTGGCGATCCCGGCCGAAGTGGCCGAGCGGCTGAAACTGGAAAAAGGCTTTGGGGTGACCCTGAGCACGGCCAATGGCTTGAGCGAGGGCTATCGAACCCGCCTCGACCGGCTGCAATTGGGCGACATCGTGCTGCGTGACGTTCGCGCGCTGGTGGCGCCCGGTTTGCACGGCAATCAGGTGCTGCTCGGTATGAGCGCACTGAACAAACTTGAATTTACCCAGCGCGGTGGCACCATGCTGCTGCGCCAGACAACGAACTGA